Within the Cyanobacteriota bacterium genome, the region GTATCGATGATGTTGATCTTGTGCTCAAGTGCACCAGGCTGAGGCTGATTGGGATTTTCTGGATCGCGATGAGTCCACGCTGTGCTAATGGCAGCAGCCGTAATGGTAATACCACGTTCCCGCTCTTGCGCCATCCAATCTGTTACAGCTGTACCTTCGTGCACCTCACCCATTTTGTGAACAACACCGGAATAGAACAAAATACGCTCTGTCGTTGTTGTCTTACCAGCGTCAATGTGCGCGGCGATTCCAATATTACGTACCCTTTCCAGGGGAACGGTGCGTACCACAGCTACCTCCTTCGATCTCTGCTGCCAATAGTTCTCTAAATCTTCTGTTAAGATTCTATACTTTCTGTGACCTGACCATGCAAGAAATCAGTAACGATAGTGGGCAAATGCCTTGTTCGCCTCTGCCATCTTGTGGGTTTCTTCACGCTTACGAATAGCGCCACCTGTTTCGTTAGCTGCATCCATTAGCTCGTTGGCCAATTTACTAGCCATGTTTTTTCCTGTTCGCTGGCGTGCGTACTGAATAATCCAGCGTAGCGCGAGAGCCGTACCGCGATCACTACGAACTTCCATCGGCACCTGATAGGTAGCACCGCCAACACGACGTGCTTTAACTTCTACTAGCGGTGTTGCATTGCGAACAGCCTTTTCAAACAAGGAAAGCGGCTCGGTGCCAGTGCGCTCTTCAATGGTTCTCATGGCATCATAAACAATTCTAGAGGCAATGGACTTCTTGCCGTTTTTCATAATCCGCCGCATCAACATATTGACTAAGCAACTGTTGTAAACCGGATCAGGGGGTAAAGGCCGTTTTTGGGCAGTAGTACGACGGGACATAATAACCTAGTGTCTCTAAAATGAAAGGGATGTAAATGATCGCACGTGAGCAAACAGGTTAGAAATTTGAATGTTGAGATATTGAATTCGTACTCACCATATCTCTTGCAAACACATCCACTAGAACGGGCAACCTTGCTGCTGTAACCAGAGTAGTTGCTGTGATGATGCTAATTGCCTTAAGTATTACTCAGTAGTTGCCTAAACCTCACTGAAGTCTACTTCTTCGCATCAGCCTTCGGTCGCTTTGCACCATACTTTGAACGACCTTGCTTACGATCCTTCACACCTGATGTGTCAAGTGTGCCACGAATGATGTGATACCTGACACCGGGTAAATCTTTAACACGGCCACCCCGGATCATCACAACTGAGTGCTCTTGGAGATTATGTCCAATTCCTGGAATGTAAGCAGTTACTTCAAATCCTGATGTCAATCGCACCCTAGCAACCTTCCGCAGAGCCGAATTTGGCTTCTTGGGAGTGGTTGTGTAAACACGAGTACAAACTCCTCGCCTCTGAGGACAACTCTTCAAAGCCGGGGACTTTGTTTTCTTCAGATATTGCTGACGTTGGTTACGAATTAACTGCTGAATAGTGGTCATGCGTTTCCTGAAACAAGCTCCGACGGATGGAACC harbors:
- the rpsG gene encoding 30S ribosomal protein S7 produces the protein MSRRTTAQKRPLPPDPVYNSCLVNMLMRRIMKNGKKSIASRIVYDAMRTIEERTGTEPLSLFEKAVRNATPLVEVKARRVGGATYQVPMEVRSDRGTALALRWIIQYARQRTGKNMASKLANELMDAANETGGAIRKREETHKMAEANKAFAHYRY
- a CDS encoding GTP-binding protein gives rise to the protein MVRTVPLERVRNIGIAAHIDAGKTTTTERILFYSGVVHKMGEVHEGTAVTDWMAQERERGITITAAAISTAWTHRDPENPNQPQPGALEHKINIIDT
- the rpsL gene encoding 30S ribosomal protein S12; translated protein: MTTIQQLIRNQRQQYLKKTKSPALKSCPQRRGVCTRVYTTTPKKPNSALRKVARVRLTSGFEVTAYIPGIGHNLQEHSVVMIRGGRVKDLPGVRYHIIRGTLDTSGVKDRKQGRSKYGAKRPKADAKK